A section of the Xiphias gladius isolate SHS-SW01 ecotype Sanya breed wild chromosome 10, ASM1685928v1, whole genome shotgun sequence genome encodes:
- the gng2 gene encoding guanine nucleotide-binding protein G(I)/G(S)/G(O) subunit gamma-2 — protein MASNNTASIAQARKLVEQLKMEANIDRIKVSKAAADLMSYCEAHAKEDPLLSPVPASENPFREKKFFCAIL, from the exons ATGGCGAGCAATAACACGGCCAGCATCGCCCAAGCcaggaagctggtggagcagctGAAGATGGAGGCCAACATCGACAGGATAAAG GTGTCAAAAGCAGCGGCAGACCTAATGTCATACTGCGAAGCCCATGCCAAAGAGGACCCTCTGTTATCGCCGGTGCCGGCGTCAGAGAACCCATTCAGGGAGAAGAAGTTCTTCTGTGCCATCCTGTAA
- the dusp23b gene encoding dual specificity protein phosphatase 23b codes for MASNPPHNFSWVEPGKLAGLALPRMTSEYQYLLDNGIKHLVCLCERKPPYYDSCPELKLHHIKIADFTPPSPNQIDRFLSVVEEANSKGEGVGVHCMHGHGRTGTMLACYLVKTRKISGIDAINEIRRLRRGSIETHEQEKAVVQFYQRTK; via the exons ATGGCCTCCAACCCCCCGCACAACTTCTCCTGGGTCGAGCCAGGCAAACTGGCCGGACTTGCACTGCCCAGGATGACATCTGAATACCAGTACCTGCTGGACAACGGCATCAAACACCTGGTTTGCCTGTGTGAGAGAAAACCACCTTATTACGACTCGTGCCCAGAGTTAAAGCTGCACCACATCAAGATAGCTGACTTCACTCCTCCTTCACCGAATCAGATTGATAGATTCCTCTCTGTCGTGGAAGAGGCCAACTCCAAGGGGGAG GGTGTAGGAGTTCACTGCATGCATGGCCATGGGAGAACAGGGACCATGCTGGCCTGCTACCTGGTGAAGACGAGGAAGATTTCGGGCATTGACGCCATCAATGAGATCCGCAGACTGAGGCGAGGCTCGATCGAAACCCACGAACAGGAGAAAGCAGTGGTGCAGTTTTATCAGCGCACCAAGTAA